A genome region from Strigops habroptila isolate Jane chromosome 12, bStrHab1.2.pri, whole genome shotgun sequence includes the following:
- the DCDC2B gene encoding doublecortin domain-containing protein 2B has translation MSSRGLALAPPAKNVLVYRNGDPFFPGRRFVVNQRRFLTLEMFLNEVTKSIDAPMAVRNLYTPQHGSRVAGLGDLQDGCQYVAAGFERFKKLDYLNHGRKELHGTRNNEGLQFHAAAPWKSRWQKDTRLPCTIHVFRNGDLLSPPFPLPVSKSTLLQWDSLLATVTEKAALHSGAVSRLCRLDGTWVSGGEELVNGGYYVAVGNEEYKKLPYFELLVPQDPARRTLWNHPKNRSKRHRRRLGELCATSQGRAGDSALAEPPQQLDGRRMQTTGAAEEDKIPAAFPQVQRQARKSHLKEESLFHAKPLCAGQNRRSNRDVQHWPDEEESVHKTRDLREEMRAAQEEKEDNHRREDVRSDQHKKATAKSPGAVARKRDASDSEDDKHQMMLPLAGKSSEEVAEGV, from the exons ATGAGCTCCCGTGGCTTAGCCCTGGCACCTCCAGCCAAGAACGTGCTGGTGTATCGCAACGGTGACCCCTTCTTCCCCGGGAGGAGGTTTGTGGTGAACCAGCGGCGGTTCCTGACCTTGGAGATGTTCCTGAACGAGGTGACCAAGAGCATTGATGCACCCATGGCCGTGAGGAACCTCTACACCCCCCAGCACGGCAGCCGCGTGGCGGGGCTGGGGGACCTGCAGGATGGGTGCCAGTACGTGGCTGCGGGCTTTGAGAGGTTCAAGAAGCTCGA CTATTTAAATCATGGAAGGAAGGAGCTCCATGGAACAAGGAACAACGAGGGTCTGCAG TTCCACGCTGCAGCTCCCTGGAAGTCCCGATGGCAGAAGGACACCCGCCTGCCCTGCACCATCCA TGTTTTCCGGAATGGGGATTTGCTGAgccctcctttccctctgccaGTCTCCAAGAGcaccctgctgcagtgggatTCACTCTTGGCCACGGTGACAGAGAAAGCCGCCCTGCACAGCGGAGCTGTCAGTAG GCTCTGCAGGCTGGATGGAACCTGGGTGTCTGGTGGAGAGGAGCTGGTGAATGGTGGGTACTATGTGGCAGTGGGAAATGAGGAGTACAAGAAACTGCCTTACTTTGAGCTGCTGGTGCCCCAGGATCCTGCCAGGAGGACACTGTG GAACCACCCAAAAAACAGGAGCAAAAGGCACCGCCGGAGG cttgGGGAACTCTGTGCCACctcccagggcagagctggtgaCTCTGCTCTCGCTGAACCACCTCAACAG CTGGATGGTCGCAGGATGCAGaccacaggagctgcagaggaagacaagatcccagctgcttttccacAAGTGCAGAGGCAAGCCAGGAAATCTCACCTCAAAGAGGAGTCCCTTTTCCATGCTAAACCTCTTTGTGCGGGACAAAACAGAAGGAGCAACAGGGATGTGCAGCACTGGCCTGATGAAG aGGAAAGTGTCCATAAAACCAGAGATCTGAGGGAGGAGATGCGAGCTGcccaggaagagaaagaggacaACCACAGAAGAGAGGATGTACGCAGCGACCAG caCAAAAAGGCTACAGCCAAATCACCAGGGGCTGTGGCAAGGAAAAGGGATGCCAGTGACTCTGAGGATGACAAGCACCAAATGATGCTGCCCCTGGCAGGAAAGAGCTCggaggaggtggcagagggAGTGTGA